ATAGTGAAGAGAATAGAGAAAAAATTCCTAAAGGTAGTTCAAAAATTGGTGGAAAACCTGATTTACCAAAGGATTTTCAATGGTATTACTACAATGGAGAAGATTATAAAAAAAGAGTTGCAAATAGACCTCTTTCATTTTTAATGCAAATTAATTGTGAAGAGGTACATAAATATGATAAAGAAAGTCTTTTGCCAGAAAAGGGAATACTATATTTTTTCTATGAGTTACTGACTATGACTTGGGGATTTTCTCCTGATGATAGAGGAAGTGCCAAAGTTTTCTATTATGATGGAGAGATAGAAGATTTAGTATCTACTGATTCTCCAGAGGATATGGAAGAAGATTGTATAATTCCTGAAGCTAAAATAGATTTTGAAAGTATGAATGATTATCCTATTGATTTTTTTGATTACTATGATGATGAAGATAGTGATGAAGAGATAAGAAGAAAAGAGAAAGAGATTGAAAAAGATTTAGATGAGTTAGGATATAAAACTGATACAACAAAACTTTTAGGACACCCAGAACTTATTCAAGACGAGTATTTTGAAGAGTGTGAGGGAGTTGCTAGAAAAAATCTCGATTATGGTTCTGCACCTATAAAATATGGAGATTTAAAAGATGAGATAAGGGAAAATGCTAAGGATTGGATATTGCTTATGCAAATGAGTGAGTTTGAATTTGAAGATTATGGATTGTATTTTGGAGATAGTGGAAAGATATATTTTAATATTAGAAAAGAGGATTTAAAAAATAGAAACTTTGATAATGTATGGCTAATTCTTCAATGTTACTAGGAAAAGGAGGTTTTTATGAAAAGAGCCTTTGAATTTATTGATGAAAAATCTCAAAAATTTTGGTGGATAGAAACATCAGAAAATAAATTTGTAGTCAACTATGGAAAGATAGATACCATAGGAAAATATG
The genomic region above belongs to uncultured Fusobacterium sp. and contains:
- a CDS encoding YwqG family protein; the protein is MIDKKELEPLKRNAIVINYSEENREKIPKGSSKIGGKPDLPKDFQWYYYNGEDYKKRVANRPLSFLMQINCEEVHKYDKESLLPEKGILYFFYELLTMTWGFSPDDRGSAKVFYYDGEIEDLVSTDSPEDMEEDCIIPEAKIDFESMNDYPIDFFDYYDDEDSDEEIRRKEKEIEKDLDELGYKTDTTKLLGHPELIQDEYFEECEGVARKNLDYGSAPIKYGDLKDEIRENAKDWILLMQMSEFEFEDYGLYFGDSGKIYFNIRKEDLKNRNFDNVWLILQCY